tacatattcaacaggttataGGAGATATAAATATAATTCAGTGAGTCCTAATGCATGCCTATTGAATAAACATGCATGTTATATATGAACCCCGTTCATGTTGGAGTGGAAACTTAACATGTAAATGTATTACAATTAGTCTCTATAAGTCGAAAGGTAAAGCAGGGACATGAAGGCCCTCAAGTTCTGGCCTCTGTAAACTGGCCCAGAGCCAGTCCATGGTCAGTGGTCTTCCTAacaggagaaagttactgaaatcagtctcttgtccaATTAAAGCTGTAGTTATGGCTTGTGAAACAGGTTGTCAGTTAGTCAGTGTCTGGTAGTGAGCTACAATTGTGTTAATATTGCTTATCTCAAGGTCAGTGCTTGTGTAGCtgtcagacaaaaagaaaaactttgtaGCAGTTAAaacatagtttattctttaagtcCAGGCATGCATGACTTAACCCTTACCTGCCATGGCCttaggtcctgtttataattttgtatcttattgccacaaagagtccGTTCTATTAGCattaatgatatatatttttacattaatggTGGTCAGTTGTTTTGTCTAAACTGTAAAACGGAGGGGGTATAATGAGACTTGTCTGACCTAGCATCCTCTCACAGccaggaactcagtttttaaggtttctctggagtccccttggccaagaagTGGTCTGTTCAGTCAATGGGGggattgagattttatttttagtttacaagtGCAAGAAACTAAACTTTGCCAGGAGGAATTAGCTTGGTAGTACCTTATTTTTTGTCAAGACCCCCAAATATGAACTCAGTTTAGCTGACAGCTTGATTTTAGCTTTGTGAGACCCTGATCAAGGAATTCAGTCGTGAATTCCAAAGTTCTGACCTATAGAACTGTCAGATAATAAGTaggtattgttttaagctgctacatTTGAAGTGATATGTTACACAGTAacagaatattaataaaaattttagtacTGAAAGTAGTGAATGCCTAAATATATGAGAGTGGCTGGGGAAACTGGCAGTTGATGGAGGCTGGGAGAATTTTGAGGAACATGATGATGTTTATCCAActgtaagtaaaaatatataccttAAAGATTCTGCTGGCGAGGGGCCGGTAATATGCGAGGAGCAAGTTACTAGAAATTGGAGGGAAAATATCCTTATATTTAGTGGCATGAAAATTAGAGAAATAGTCTCCAACAGTTATGTGGAAAGCCGAACTTGCAAGTGATGCATTGGGACATTTAGTTGTGACGATTTCCAAGCAATGTTTTGAAGTGTAGTCTGGTTTCTTCCTGCTGCTTATAGCAAAAGGTGACGAGAGAGATATATTGAGAGAATAGCTGTTAAACAAAAAGGAGCTAAAACTTGAGGACGGGGAAATACCCATCTTATCCAAatggaaaaatacacaaaattaagaGATTCCTTCTGATAATATGACACAGAGAAAAAGCTGAGGATGTAGTTGTTACAGTCTTTCTCTGAAAcgttagaaaaataagaaagtcagAGCACTTAGTCACACAAAGATCATTTTCAAGAGATTGAAAGTATGACTCAAATATGCTCTCAATCAAACTAGAGAGGCTGAGTCTAGAGGTCAGAGACAGAGAAATCAGAGATTCAAAGCTTAAGAAGGTTTCAATGTGCTGCTGCTGCCTTAAAGCTGGAGGGTACAATGTGGCAAGGAATGCGCATAGCCTTTAGGACCTAAAACCAGCCACACTCAGCTAcctcagcaagagaaaaaaatagagaaagatgaTCTCAAAAATATCTATCAATGTGAATTTTCTTCAATGGAGTAAAACCTAGTGTAATTTATGCAAGACTCACCTcacaagattttaaagaaaattatatcagTATAAACACTGCCAACTCTAAATGAAAGTGATAGAGTACAACATGGGAGAAGGTTGTGAGATCCCCAAACTTCTCTTGATAAGAAATGATCTGATAAAACTACTCAGCTGAGAACACATGCTGCATCTAATGAAAAAGGAAGGATTACTCAGATCGCAGAGCCAAGAGCTCAGAGCACAGACCTGACAGTCCAGAGGACACATCCAAGTGAACAGAGAGTGAAGTTGAGTGCCACAAAGGATTTTTCCAGGACTTAAAACCTAACAAAGAAGTTTTTGAGCCAGTGATCTCtttttatcttccatttttttACCCGCTTTTGTCTATAACTGTTATCCTGTGCTTGTCACATCATCATAGGTTGGGAATTTTATGGGCAAATAATTTGTCTCCTCAGTTTTACAGACCCGCAGATGGGATGAAATGTCTTCAGGAGCTTTACTTAACGGATTATGCCCAAGATCCTCATCCACATCTGGTTTATATAATTTAGATGATGGCATGTTTACTTTTGAGCTCATGCTGTAATGGGATGAGATTTTGGCGAATCTTGGGAGAAGTTGACTGTATTTTTACATTTGGTAGGGAATAAATTTTGGGGACCTGAAGGCAGActatggtaggcagaattctaagatggttTCCACAAGTTACCAGCCCACAGTGTATTATACATATCTTCCTCCAGTTACTCAATCCAATACTAATCTATGTGTTACTGTAAACAGATTTCACAGATATAATTAGGTTCCCAGATCAGTTGATCATAACATCCAGAGACAATCTGGGTGAGCCTAACCTAATCACATCATCCCTTTAGATGAGGGTCTAGAGtcagagacagaaaaatcagAGATTAGAAGCTTTAGAAAGAATCAATGTGCAGGTACACAGTGAAGATTGGAGGGGTTCACATCATAAGGAATGCAAATGGCCTCTAGGAGCTGAAAATGGCTTGGCtgacagccagaaaaaaaaattggggaccACATTCCTACAGTTGCAAGGAAGCAAATTCTGAAAGCAACATGAAAGAACTTGGACATAGATTTCCTCCCAGAACTTCCAATGAGAACTCAGTCTGGCTGAAATTTTGAATCCTCCTCAAGATATCTAGGACATCTAAAATCCTCCTCATCATTAATTGTCCAACTAATTCTCTTCAAGTACTTGACCAACCAATCTTTTAGTCATTGCTCATGAGGCAGGGTAGATTCATACCTCCAACCATTAAGCGTTCTGTACAAAATGGACAACCATATGATTCACCCAAAATCGTACGTCAAATCCTAGGGTCTTTTTTCTACTATTCTGGGTTATCCCCGAGTGGGACTACAGTGAGGCAGCCATCCACTTGCACCTACTATCAATATACCAAGAAGATACAACCAGGAATTGATACATTGTTTCATATCTCTTTTTCTAACTGGTCACAAGGATGAAGAATTCACCAAGATGCCATATATGATATATGTTGGTTGAGAGAGAGGCAATGAGTCTGATCAAACTGCACATGAAATTTACTTGTGCCTTCTTGGTTTACTCTGGTCTGATCTTGTAAAGCCATTTGCAATTAATGGTTGAAAGCtgatgtccacacaaaactttATTATTCAACAGAGTAGACAGCGATGCGTTCATTAAGAGTAGCTTGTTAGTATGGAAAATTAATACTTCATGGTCAGGTGTTATGTCTCTACTGGGTTTGATAGCATGCCAGGAACAGATTCTCAAATGTAGACTAGTTGCCAAGAGGGAATGATTTTGCTCAAAAAACCCTGGAGGCATATACTTGAATTCTACTATTGGGGCTTTCTAAAACTCCATGGAGCCTCTCTTTCTAGCATGGACACAATACAATTGGATCTGCAGGGTCATGAGGTTGAAGTATCAGAGAAGGTCACACTACAGTCTGGAACTACTGTAGATCTTTTTCTTGCTCTGGGTACCACTTAAAACAGGAAACCATATGGAGTCCAAGAACAAAATCAGTATAATACATATTGTCTCTAAAATCTAAGGTCTTAATTCCTTCAAGCTAAGTGTAGTAAGATCATCTGCAGGTATGTACTTAACTGCTACCCATCTAGGGCAGTTTACCACCCATGATTTCCCACTCTGgcatttcttctgttcctttgtgAGGCTGTGCTCCTGTGGCATATACAGAACCCTCcactgggttttttgtttgtttgtttgttttgttttgttttgttttgttttgttttaatggcacgatctcggctcactgcaacctccacctccagggttcaagcaattctcctgcctcagtctccaaagtagctgagattacaggcacccaccaccacgcccagctaattttttttttcatagttttaatagagacggggtttcaccatgttggccaagctggtctcaaactcctgacctcaggtgatccacccacctcagcctttgaaggtgctgggattacaggcgtgagccactttgcccaatGCTGGGTCTTTTTATAACACAGATTCCACGGTTGTTCAGTTTCACTTTGCAGTGCCTGTCTTCCAGGGACTGAGAAGTTTCACCCCTTACAGTGCGGGAGCTCTCCTTGGTGCTGCTGAATATGTGTTCTTTAGTAAGGGAAGCTTTTACTGTTAACTGTATATAGTGAACTAATATCTCTGCTGATATTCTGCTATATATAGTAGGTCCTATACAGCCTGTAAAGCCCATTACTCCTCAGTACTTTGGAGAGTGTAAGTAAACCCTGTTAGACAATTTATTTGTCCAAAGTTATTTAGGTAGACAGGGGCTAAACTTGGAGACTCAgtcattattatttacatttttattaagtgcttactacTTGTCAGTTACTTGTGTTGGgcactagaaatacaaatataaaatggacATGCCATGTTTTGAGATGCAGAATCCAGTGcagtctttctcattttttttactGCAGCCCACAGTCAGAAACTGATTTTCGTCATAACTCAtggtgcacacacatacatacatacataactgAAACAAAGTTCACAAAAAATATTCACTCTAGTTAGAATGCtatttgatatttgatattttctgtttGGCTGTATTCAATTCTATTCtatcctatttcatttttttaaaattacctatcTTGACCCATTGAATTGATTTCAAGATCTACTTCTCATGGGGGAAGGACAACTTCAATTTGAAAAACATGGGCTTATTTAATAATCTGTGATGTGTGTCTTATATagcacacatatttatatttttaggcaCATATTTTATGTAAAGGTGGGAGTGGGGAACCTGAAGGGTCTCTTTCTAAGctggtgcttctcaaacttcagtgtgcataAGAATCTTCTTgggatattgttaaaatgaagattctaaCTCAGTAGGTCTGAGGCAagacctgagattctgcatttttaattagTTCTCCAGGTGATGATTATGCAGCTGGTTCATGGACCACAACATGTTCATTACAAAGGATTTAAAACTCAAATGTATTGATGGGTCTGCTCAACTGCTAAAGTGTTACCTGACAAGTTTCCTGAGAGTGAACTCAACAGAGAAAAGAGCATCTGCAGACAAGATATTAACCCATGAGAACAGCACAACCACTATCATGCAGTTATGTTTTCCTGGCCTAGCCTGCAATATCTGAGTTTTGTGAGGAGAATATTTATgtatgcaaaacaaacaaatcaggAATACACACAAATGATCATTTTGGCATAAAAAGAATTTGGAAGATATTAATAAGAGGCCCAAGCAGCACCAAGGTGATATCCATGTGTACCTGGTTACTATAACTATAAAGTGGAGAGAGGGCTTTACCCATTTCTATAGGGGTCATGAGTTGGTGGACATTGCTTACCAGTGATTCCAGAGAAAATGACAGGGCTTTGACACCATAAATCCTCTATCAGTAAAGGGCGCAGGACCTGGGAAAAAGGGCATAGTGCCCAGCAGACGTGGCAGTATCTAGGAGATAGTGGCATCTACTTCTTAGCTGCCTGGAAATATTCCTAGACATGGTGAGAACTCCCTCAGCCCTCCTCCAATGTGTCTGATTCCATTGACTTTCCTACCACTGTAGGGGAATAGTTTAGGAGCCATTTCTCCCCTGAGTACCTGGTGGGAACCAGGCCACAACACGGCTCACATCCTCAATACCTCATCTTATCCACCAGGTAGTCCTGTGAGGCAagtattatccttattttacaaatgacaagATTGACTCTTACAGCAATAGATCTGTTAGAATTTCCAGGTTGATTCATTTAGTTTTTAGTCCCAGACATAATATGAATTTTACCTGTCATCTTATGTTCTGATAACAGGAATTGTGTCTTTATTGCCTTTGTAAGTTCACCAAACAGTTCAATTTCTTATTATGTaatgttttcagcttttatttattttttagtatgaCAAATATAATCCATATCCTTTAGTAAAGAAAAGATAGAGATGAGTGAGCAAAGTAAAAGAGTCACACATTGGGGTGCCATAGCATGATAGAGGACCCAGGAACATGTGTGCAGACCCAGCACTCATGTTAGAGGACCCAGGAACATGATAGAGGATCCAGCAACAGTGCCCACTGACCTGGCTACACCTAGGGAAGACACAGGGATGTGCACAGCAGCAGAGGAATGTCATGGAGGTACATAAAAGAGGTGGTAGGACTCATTTTTGAACACAGGTGAGACCTATTCTTGGCTGCCCTTCAGGAATAACCATTGCCTACTTTTTAGTGTACACgctttaaaagttttctttgtgCAGAAATGCATTAtacaaacatttacatttttataaaaattgccTGATACTGTATATGCGGTTCTGCAAactgttctttatttatttattttttacaatgtgTCATGAACATCTTTTCCATGCACATGGGTGAAAATCCTCTACTAAAATATAGAGCGCTGTAGTTGGGTCAAAAGGCTGCTGGTAACGAGATTGACATCTAAAGCAAAAATATCAGCTTAAGGTTAAAGCATTGGGCCTGGCAAATATCTACCAGGGAAAGCAGGATTGGCAATAATCTCATCAGAGTAGTCAGAGTGGAAGGCCAAAGGCATTAAAGGTATGGGATATCGTGTAAGCCTCTTTGGCCCCTACCTCCACCCCTCACTCCCCTGACACCCCGTTGTCCCCTTGGGGAGAATGGATCCTGTACATCTCTTTGCATCCAATGAAAACCacccattttctgttttttccttagcTCCTCCTGAGCCCTTGACACATCTCCACTTTCTCTCATCATCTCCTCACTACTCAGATGCCTTTCCTGTAAGTCCTCCTGAAAGTCCTTGGGGGAATCGTCTGTCCCCCTGTccgtttttctttttgctttccggGGCACATAATCTCCAGCCGGGCGCTTTTCGGCGGCCCGTGGCTGGCTCTCTGTCTTTGCCTGGGAGGCTGGCTTGTCCTCGCCTTGTGGCTTGCCCTCACCTTCGGACTTGCCCTGCTTTTCCTGGCTTCCCTCATCTTCCGGTTGTCCCTCATCACCTGGCTCTCCCtcatcctctctctttccctcgcATTCTGTCTTCCCCTCCATGTCCGGCTTTTCTTCCTCGTCTGACTTTCCTTCATCATCAGGCTCTACTTCATCTTCTGGCTTTCCCTCGTTTTCCaggtttccttcatttttattgtagGGTTTTTCCATGTcgagatttctctttttcctgtccTGGGGGATGACAGTGAAGGGAAGAGGAGACAAAGAGGAGACACGGGAGACTGAGGGCCTGGGGTGGAATGCAGGTCTGAATAGTAATTGCATCTCACCCCTGGTGAGGGTTCCCCTAAGCTGGCCGGGCCTCCAAGAGGGCCTTCTGCCCGCCAGGTAGCCCATCACTCCTCCCACACACGTGAGCCAGTCATTCCCTGGCAGGCCTTGCCTCCTTCTCTGAACGGATTCAGCCTGGTAAGGTGTGTGTTCACGTGGGTGGGGGGATGGGCAGGGGTCCCAATTCGGCCTTGGCCAGGCCCTCCACACTCTCAACCCTTGTGAGCCCCCGTCCATGCAGCCCCCTGCTTTCACGGACCTGCGGGGATTCTGGACAGGTTGCTCCTTCTTTTCAGGCCTCTCAGAGCGCTGGGAACAACAGACGCGCAGACCTGCGGACAGACAGGAGACAGGCGCAGGGACTGCGCGCTCAGCGGGCTCACAGGGGACTCGGTTCCCTTTCCTGAGTCCAGGCCCTGCTCACCCAATGTTTTTCTCCCCTACCTCCCCGCACCCCAACCGCCATTTCTTTCCAGGCCTCGGGCACCAAACCAGGATGCTTTCCAAACTGCGTTTGTCTCTTAGTGCCCTTCCCCCGGAGGCAACCTGTCTCAGCGCCACCCCGTTTTTGCGGAGGTCAGATGTTTACATGGGAGAGGATTGTGAAAGGGGATTATTTCCAGAATATGTCTACGTTTCACTGTCGCACTGCGGGGTCGCTACCCCCCCCCACTTTCCAGCACTAAAATGGATGGAGGGCTCAGTGCAAGGGGGCGTCGAGAAGGTGGGCCAGGCTCGCTTCGGGGGttctcccttccctgcccccGCCCCGGCCCGCTCCGCATCCCCCTTCTTACCAATCTACAGGATCCCTTCTCCGCCCCCTCCCCAATCCTACTACCGGCTCCCTCCACCCCTATCTCAGTGTCCGCCGGCAGCGCCTGCCTTCACACTGACCTGCGGGTACCCAGGACAGGCTTGTGCCTCCTCGGGCTCGCGGAAGCCCGCTCGCTGCTCCCCCGCTGCCTGGGCAGCTCAGACAGCTGATTCTGCGCGGGCGCCTGGACCGGACCGcagggcgggcgggcgggcgcggGGGCTGGTGCCCACGTAGGCGCCTGGTCACTCACGTGAGCACCGCGTCACCAGAGCTAGGCCACCACCACCCCCTTCCCGCCCACCTCACCATCCATCCCGAGGGACTGGGAAGTTGCGGAAggtgggagagtgtgtgtgtaacAAAGGAATGGGAGCCATCAGGAAGAAGTGGAGGGGTGGCTTTCTGACCCCAGGTGCTTTACCTGACGCAGCTCACAGCATCCTCACAGGGCATCTCTCTCTGATGCCCATTATCGCCAGGTGTGTCAGCTGATCAGAGAGGGTACTCGACTTTGCCAAGAGCGCTCAGCCCGAGAACTCCACAGCTCACTTTCAATACCGGCTttgcctgactccagagcccgGGGTGGTGGTGCCTGCTAGGAAGCTGAGCTGCCACCTTGAGTGGCGGTGTTCCTGGGGTTCTGTCTTGGGCCTCCTCTCTCCTCAGTCCTCAAGTTGTCTCTCCCTGTGTGATCTCATTCATTTCCAGAAAGCACTGATGACTCCCAGATCTACATCTCCAGGCTATTCCCTTCTCCGTGTCTCATATCAGTTTTTCCAGTTGTTTATTGGATATCACCGCCTCTGAGGGACACGGTGCGTCAAAGCCCTGTAACACAAATTGATTTCAAAAGCCTGTGTACCCCAAACTGATTTCACCAACTTCCTTCTTGTCATCTCCATTGGCCTTTCTCCACACTTGAAAGTTACCTTCCAACAGCTGACCAGTTTTCATAGAAAGAGAATGTCAGACAGCTAGAAAAGAAAGCATTcaaaagtttttaatatgaaCTTCAGATCCACAAATTCATCACAGCCCTTGGTTCACAACATGCTCTTCTCACTGCCTACtgctcctcccctcctttcccctctcctctcctccgcACTGTTTACTTTCCttccattgtttttcttcttcacatttgTGAAACCACCACTAAACCCAAAGAACTAGAAAATTGCTAATAACTGTTTACTTTCCTTccattgtctttctctttcacatttgTGAAACCACCACTGAACCCAAAGAACTAGAAAATTGCTAATATTCTTGTCACTACAGTGTCGTGTCATATATTTGGGTTTTGACAAGATGTTTATAACATGTTTTTGTTTGGATCTCTTTCTGATTATCCTGTTTGGAGTGTATTGAACTTCTTGGGTACATAGACTAGTGTCTTTCCTCAAGTTTGAGTAATTTGCAGTCATTCTTCCTTTGAAAATTCTTTCTGCCCTATTCTATTTCTCTTCTTGTTGAACACCCATCATGCATAGGTGTGCTCTCttcatttttcacattatttttatttttctgctcctcAAACTGAATAATCTCAATTGACCTATtttaagttcactgattcttttgcCTGCTCAAATCTACCGTTGTACCCCTGTAGTGAATTatagttattgtacttttcaaatacagaatttctatttattttataatttctacatctctttttacttttacatCTTTGCTGATATTCTGTATTTGCTGAgacattcttctctttttcttcagtcCTTTGTTtatgatttcctttagttctttgagcatATATAAGACagttgattaaaaatattttcgtGTTATTCTAATACATGGACTTCTTCATGATAGTAtctaattatttctttcctgTGTATGGGCTATGCTTTCTTATTTCCTTATACGCCTCACAAAGTTTTGTTGAAATCTGTGTATTTTGATTCTAATATGTTAACTCTGGAAATTAGATTCTCCCTCTTccttgggttttgttgttgctctCTTGTGGGTTATTGTTTACTTATTTAGTgactttttaaaccattttagCAAATTATGTACTCTTTGTCTTGTGTGGCCACTAAAGTCTGTGTTTTATTGCTTATTAATCAGCTGGTGTGTGGATGCTGTTACTTTAAGTGCCTAAagtcaacaaaagaaaattgatgaataaaaaaaatactttcttggcctggtgcggtggctcacgcctgtaatcccagcactttgggaggccaaggcaggtggatcacctgagctcaggagttcaagaccacccagggcaacatggtgaaaccccgtctctactaaaaatacaaaaaaattaaccaggtgtggtggcgcatgcctctagtcccagctacttgggaggctgaggcaggagaatcacttaagccccagaggcaaagattgcagtgagccaagatcgcgccactgtagtacagcttgggctacagaatgaggctccatctcaaaaaaaaaaaaaaaaaatctttcccagTCTTTGCAAATGAACTCTGAGTTGGAGTACTTTTTTAATGCTTTACATTTTCCTTATGCAGAGCCTGAAGCTTCACCTAAGTTGAATGCTTGCATTTTCTCTGGTCTTTTCTGAATATGTGTCCCACCCTCAGCATACACATGGTCTTCTTGATTTTCCagtatatataaaagttttttttaaaatgcttgttcTTCCACATATCTTGTTTCCCAAACTCTTCCTTCTCAGGCTTCTCGGTCTGTCCATTGCTTGTTCTGAGTGTTGTCCTTTGCTCCAGACTTCTTTGGCCAACACCTGTGATTTTAAATGCTTCTGGCAAAAGCCAACTGGAGAGCCAATGCAGCCCAAGCCCTGGGAGTCCTCCCAGTCTGGTGTAATGAAGGAAGCCTTAGTGATGAAAGTGCTGCCAGGCAGGCTGATCGCCATACCACACTTCTTCGAGAATACGGTCCAAATTCCTTCCACTGGTACTAGCTATCTAAACCAGGATAGTGGGCTGTCATCAACAGATCAATGCCGATCTGGGGCATAGAGAGTGGTAGATAGGcaattgaaaattttttcttacCACAAATTGGCAGCGTTTATTCTTCACCACGTTTCCCTttcattgttataattttttgacTGGATTCCAGAGTTCTGAGAAAGTTGATGGTAACAGTTTTTGCCAGCTCACTAATTGCTCATTATGGAGTTCCAGAGTTCCATACGCTACCATTTTTAATGATGTTActtgtatttctatttctttttaagtcaATTGGGTAGGCTGTGTCTTTTTTGGAATTCGTCCCGTTCATCTACCTTGTCTCATTTTTTTGTCATGCAGTTGTTAATAGTATTaccttataatctttttttaCATCTGTAGAGTTGCTAATGATGACCccttttttattcctgattttaatagtttcagtcttcatcattttttttttcttggtgagtGTCACTAAagttttgtcaggtttttttttaatctatattttcaaagaacaaacttttagttttgttgatATTCTATTctgtaattcatttatttccactgtAGTGATTACTATTCCCttccttctgatttctttgaTTTAAGTTGCTcttctttctgttgctttttaaGATGGAAGTTTACTGatatgggatttttattttttcaaagtagaCATTTACAGTTACACATTTCCATCTAAATACTGCTTACCTATATCCGATAactttttatgtgtgtttttttttaagtatttttcaatTTCTCTCATGATTCCTTCAGGTTGAAGTATATTGGTTGATTTCCACATATTTGCAGGATTTTTGAATTTCCTTATGTTGTTCATTACAAATTTAATTCCATTATGATCAgggaatattatttttataatttcaatacTTTTAAGTGTATATgggattttattatttgttatgtaGTCTTTCCAGGAGAATGTTCCATGGGTGCTTGACAAGAATGTGTATGCTTATGCTGTTTGGAGTGTTCTTTACGTGTCTGTTATTCCAGTtggttttgtagttttgtttaagtcttctatttccttgttgatattcttatttgtttcttttatttttgaatgtgtGGTTTTGAAGTCTCCAATTACGATTgttaaattgtctttattttctcctaattttttccttctattttgtaagtttttgctttatgtattttggaaatctgttttatgttcatatatgtttataatttttgtatagtCCTGATGGATCAGACTTGttatataacacatttttattctatGATAACATTTTTTGTCTTAATGTCTTTTTCATCTGGCTCTTTTGGCTAttcttttcatattatatattttccatcctttcacattaattttatttgcttatttaaatatattctcttttaGATAGTATATAGTTGGATTAtgctttttttaatccattctgctaCTTTCTGCCTTTTGAATGAAATGCTTAATCAACTTATATTTAATGCAATAATGAATAAGGTAATATTTACATCTgctgttttgttatttgttttctatttgttgtgtATTTTTGTTCCTCTATTTCTCCACTattgaattacttttaaaaggatatttttgACATACCATTTTAATTCTCCTTTTTCTTGTACAAtgtttttgaataattttcttaGTGTAGTTGGCCTAGGGATTATAATTAgtatattaatttaaaacaactgaATTTGTATCA
The sequence above is drawn from the Theropithecus gelada isolate Dixy chromosome X, Tgel_1.0, whole genome shotgun sequence genome and encodes:
- the TCEAL6 gene encoding transcription elongation factor A protein-like 6, encoding MEKPYNKNEGNLENEGKPEDEVEPDDEGKSDEEEKPDMEGKTECEGKREDEGEPGDEGQPEDEGSQEKQGKSEGEGKPQGEDKPASQAKTESQPRAAEKRPAGDYVPRKAKRKTDRGTDDSPKDFQEDLQERHLSSEEMMRESGDVSRAQEELRKKQKMGGFHWMQRDVQDPFSPRGQRGVRGVRGGGRGQRGLHDIPYL